One genomic window of Paenibacillus xylanilyticus includes the following:
- a CDS encoding cache domain-containing sensor histidine kinase — translation MRKIKNAFTSLPIHHKTILLIGFLMLISFTFYVSVLGYVFRIYDRQIYEKSSQVLNMSSVGIENQLREIANLSFKVMSDEALQQYLLQLDKAESGYEKNGLLKKITNRLVAYAGSEKYIYSMIFIDNDQNVMAAGNREGISESMQTELIALGQQYSGSNAWYTSGDQQARLISVRQVKSFTGGAFTLEKLGTLIIRVRLDRIVQDQMQHPAEDSQLLITDGREVIYPTQSSVTDSELESELKRTQPYGISMFEQGRNFVARAHSSYTDWVYLYMTPFDQMFKQIQFVKQLVTVIFFMILLVALVFGAKLSRSITQPIAQLIKKMRNIEKGDLDKLEEAALGNVPVSSQNEVGLLHRTFKMMLQRIRELIDENYAKQLVIRETELKALQAQINPHFLYNTLESINWLAKVQKQRQISEMVEALGFLLRSSVNMSEKWITLERELDIVRSYVTIQRTRFEERLDFDMDIAPEVGSARLPKLTLQPLVENAIHYALEPSIHPCKIRIRARAEDDKIIIEVEDDGPGMTPEFLEQLQEGRIQTRGQGIGLSNIQERIRLTFGEEGSMVMSSNPGAGTVVSIRIPWIREDDDDVQSDARR, via the coding sequence ATGAGAAAAATTAAAAACGCTTTCACATCGCTGCCGATCCATCACAAAACCATTCTTCTCATCGGATTTTTGATGCTGATCAGCTTCACCTTTTATGTTTCTGTCCTAGGGTATGTATTCAGAATCTATGATCGTCAAATCTATGAGAAGTCGTCCCAGGTACTGAATATGTCTTCTGTGGGCATCGAGAATCAGCTGCGCGAAATCGCCAATCTTTCCTTCAAGGTCATGTCGGACGAGGCGCTCCAGCAGTACCTTCTGCAGTTGGATAAGGCAGAATCCGGATACGAGAAAAATGGGCTGCTCAAAAAGATAACCAACCGACTTGTCGCATATGCAGGATCGGAGAAGTACATCTATTCCATGATATTTATCGATAATGATCAGAACGTTATGGCTGCGGGGAACCGCGAGGGAATATCAGAGTCCATGCAGACGGAACTGATTGCACTCGGACAGCAGTATTCAGGATCCAATGCATGGTATACGAGTGGAGATCAGCAAGCCAGGCTGATATCGGTTAGGCAGGTCAAGTCTTTTACAGGTGGGGCCTTTACCTTGGAGAAGCTCGGAACGCTGATTATTCGGGTACGGCTGGATCGTATTGTTCAGGATCAGATGCAGCACCCCGCTGAGGATTCGCAGCTGCTGATTACGGATGGGCGAGAGGTGATCTATCCCACACAATCGTCAGTGACCGATTCCGAGTTGGAATCCGAATTGAAGCGGACACAGCCTTACGGGATTTCCATGTTTGAACAAGGTAGAAATTTCGTCGCTCGTGCACATTCGTCCTATACGGATTGGGTGTACCTTTATATGACGCCGTTTGACCAGATGTTTAAGCAGATACAGTTTGTCAAACAATTGGTTACTGTCATCTTCTTTATGATTTTGCTGGTGGCACTTGTGTTCGGAGCCAAGCTGTCCCGCAGCATTACACAGCCGATCGCCCAGTTGATCAAGAAGATGCGCAACATTGAAAAGGGTGATCTGGATAAGCTGGAGGAGGCTGCTCTGGGCAATGTTCCGGTATCTTCCCAAAATGAAGTGGGGCTGCTCCATCGAACATTCAAAATGATGCTGCAGCGCATCAGGGAACTGATTGACGAGAATTATGCGAAGCAGCTGGTCATTCGGGAGACAGAGTTGAAAGCGCTTCAAGCACAGATCAATCCTCATTTCCTCTATAACACGCTGGAGTCCATTAACTGGCTGGCCAAAGTACAGAAGCAGCGGCAAATTTCCGAAATGGTCGAGGCACTCGGCTTCCTGCTGCGCAGTTCAGTGAATATGTCCGAGAAGTGGATCACGCTGGAAAGGGAGCTGGATATCGTCCGCAGCTATGTGACCATTCAGCGCACGCGATTTGAGGAAAGGCTTGATTTTGATATGGATATCGCTCCTGAGGTGGGGAGTGCACGACTTCCGAAGCTAACGTTACAGCCTTTGGTGGAGAACGCTATTCACTATGCGCTTGAACCGAGTATACACCCGTGTAAAATTCGGATTCGAGCCAGAGCAGAAGATGACAAGATTATCATTGAAGTAGAGGATGACGGACCGGGCATGACGCCGGAGTTTTTGGAGCAACTGCAGGAAGGACGCATTCAGACAAGAGGGCAAGGCATAGGTTTATCCAACATCCAGGAACGGATCAGGCTGACCTTCGGTGAGGAGGGCAGCATGGTCATGAGCAGTAATCCCGGTGCCGGGACCGTAGTATCGATCAGAATACCTTGGATCAGAGAGGACGATGACGATGTACAAAGTGATGCTCGTAGATGA
- a CDS encoding response regulator transcription factor: MYKVMLVDDERVILEGISQVVDWAAAGTELVDTARNGIEALDKIGHSRPDIIITDISMPGLDGLGLIEKASEAYPGLRFIMLSGYKEFEYARRAMQYGVKHYLLKPCNENQIHDALSELLQEHQDAQVKEHVAGEMKQRLQRVLPHVKEQFLLEFMTNRTYGPVDLEYYQELFNLKLEASQVRLLLFHISDEHDYSHLFAIKNIASDLLPYVLLSTTIEGKLLILLEDSADYTDLRERIEEVRAAFTRLYKLQVTAALSEADHMVQSRRLYREALQCLNHRFFIGEGKLITKNDVAIAGECEGVHAEQDAEQLCQLIKSGNSEEASAEVDRLFERLAGQQLDIEVTRSYVVQLYSAMIHVCPPEEATEFTQRMAELPHMDTLSGLKSFIANSTANLTSGYYKNHISRQSSAVEKMMDIVDKHYGEADLSLNGVAHQMLYMNPDYLGKIFKKVTGENFSNYVNRLRIERACEHIRRGGDVKVFELAELFGFGGNSQYFSQVFKKWTGMTPTEYRRSGI; the protein is encoded by the coding sequence ATGTACAAAGTGATGCTCGTAGATGACGAACGTGTGATTTTGGAGGGGATCTCCCAAGTGGTGGATTGGGCGGCAGCCGGTACGGAATTGGTGGACACCGCCAGGAATGGGATTGAGGCATTGGACAAAATCGGTCATTCCAGACCTGATATTATTATTACCGATATATCCATGCCGGGCTTGGATGGACTGGGACTTATAGAAAAGGCTTCTGAAGCCTACCCGGGCCTACGGTTTATCATGCTGTCCGGGTACAAAGAGTTTGAATATGCGCGCCGGGCCATGCAATATGGCGTGAAGCATTACTTGCTGAAGCCCTGCAATGAAAATCAGATTCATGATGCCCTGTCGGAACTGCTTCAAGAGCATCAGGATGCACAGGTAAAAGAGCATGTGGCTGGGGAAATGAAACAACGGCTGCAAAGGGTACTTCCCCATGTAAAAGAACAATTTTTGCTCGAGTTCATGACCAATCGGACATATGGTCCAGTCGACCTGGAGTATTATCAGGAGCTGTTCAATCTGAAACTCGAAGCAAGTCAAGTTCGCTTGTTATTGTTCCATATCTCGGACGAACATGACTACAGTCATTTGTTTGCCATCAAGAACATTGCCAGTGATCTGCTGCCGTATGTTTTATTAAGCACAACCATTGAAGGCAAGCTGCTGATTCTGCTGGAGGATTCGGCTGATTACACTGACTTAAGGGAGAGAATTGAGGAAGTGAGAGCGGCCTTTACCAGGCTCTATAAATTACAGGTGACGGCCGCACTTAGCGAAGCGGACCACATGGTCCAGTCACGGCGTCTGTATCGTGAGGCGCTGCAATGTCTGAACCATCGCTTTTTCATCGGAGAAGGCAAATTGATCACGAAGAATGATGTAGCCATTGCCGGGGAATGTGAAGGTGTGCATGCCGAGCAGGATGCCGAACAATTGTGCCAACTGATTAAGTCGGGGAATAGCGAGGAAGCCAGTGCCGAAGTTGATCGCCTGTTTGAGCGTTTAGCCGGACAGCAGCTTGATATTGAGGTCACCCGATCTTATGTTGTTCAGCTCTATTCAGCCATGATTCACGTCTGTCCGCCTGAAGAGGCCACGGAGTTTACGCAGCGGATGGCAGAGCTTCCCCACATGGATACCTTGTCCGGACTGAAGTCTTTTATCGCCAACAGCACAGCCAATCTGACCTCCGGTTATTATAAAAATCATATAAGCCGTCAGTCTTCCGCTGTGGAGAAGATGATGGATATTGTAGATAAACACTACGGTGAGGCTGATCTTTCACTGAATGGTGTTGCCCATCAGATGCTGTATATGAATCCGGATTACCTGGGCAAAATTTTCAAAAAAGTAACAGGAGAAAACTTCTCCAACTATGTGAATCGTCTGCGCATTGAGCGTGCATGTGAGCACATTCGCCGAGGCGGGGATGTAAAGGTATTTGAGCTTGCGGAACTGTTCGGCTTCGGAGGCAATTCGCAATATTTCAGTCAGGTGTTCAAAAAGTGGACCGGCATGACACCAACCGAATACAGAAGATCCGGCATATAA
- a CDS encoding ABC transporter substrate-binding protein, which yields MVKKAIFLMMAMLLVFTAACSSDGESGGTSADGSVTLRIAWWGSDTRHEYTQKVIDLYKEKNPNVKIDVEYASFDDYWKKLAPQAAANQLPDIVQMDISYISQYAQNGQLEDLAPYLGNQIKVDDVSENVISTGVINGKQYGVPAGVNVLGFHYDPALLKKAGVDTFPENLTWESYEALGKQTAEKGLYLDGGVAPDIFFHYFLRTKGLSLYNAEGTGLGYDDDKLFVEFFGLMRRMIEQGAAPSPDIANQTKGIIEESDLVKGKGIGIWQWSNQFVAVQQVADRPLEFAPMPGPDMEKGLYMQPSMYWAVTSNSKVKEEAAKFIDFWVNDVEANKLIKGERGVPISGKIKDAIAPELSEPTKQVFDFVAAMEPKASPMSPPPPVGSPEVIASLADAVEELNFGRITPEQAAETFRKNAEAVLANNK from the coding sequence ATGGTGAAAAAGGCAATATTCCTGATGATGGCAATGCTGCTGGTATTTACGGCGGCGTGCAGCTCAGATGGAGAATCGGGAGGAACATCCGCGGATGGCTCGGTGACGCTGCGTATCGCGTGGTGGGGCTCGGATACACGTCATGAGTACACGCAGAAGGTCATTGACTTGTACAAAGAGAAAAATCCGAACGTCAAAATTGACGTCGAGTATGCCTCGTTTGATGACTACTGGAAAAAGCTCGCTCCACAAGCTGCAGCGAATCAGCTGCCAGACATTGTTCAGATGGATATTTCCTACATCAGCCAATATGCACAAAATGGTCAACTGGAAGATCTGGCTCCTTACCTTGGCAATCAGATCAAGGTGGATGATGTTTCCGAGAACGTCATCAGTACTGGCGTAATCAACGGCAAGCAGTATGGTGTCCCTGCCGGGGTTAACGTACTGGGCTTCCATTATGACCCGGCACTGCTCAAAAAAGCAGGAGTGGATACATTCCCGGAAAATCTGACTTGGGAGTCGTACGAAGCGCTGGGTAAACAAACTGCAGAAAAAGGACTGTACTTGGATGGCGGGGTAGCTCCGGATATTTTCTTCCACTATTTCCTGCGGACCAAAGGTTTGTCACTTTACAATGCTGAAGGTACAGGACTTGGATATGACGATGATAAATTGTTTGTGGAGTTCTTCGGTTTGATGCGTCGCATGATCGAACAAGGAGCGGCACCTTCGCCGGATATTGCTAACCAGACGAAAGGGATTATCGAGGAATCCGATCTGGTCAAAGGCAAAGGAATCGGAATCTGGCAGTGGTCCAACCAGTTTGTAGCCGTACAGCAAGTTGCTGACCGTCCACTGGAGTTTGCTCCAATGCCTGGACCTGACATGGAAAAGGGCCTCTACATGCAGCCGAGTATGTACTGGGCAGTCACTTCGAACTCGAAAGTGAAGGAAGAAGCCGCCAAATTCATCGATTTCTGGGTGAATGATGTGGAAGCCAACAAACTGATCAAGGGCGAGCGCGGTGTGCCGATCTCCGGCAAAATCAAGGATGCTATTGCACCTGAACTGAGTGAGCCAACGAAGCAGGTATTTGACTTTGTAGCAGCCATGGAACCAAAAGCTTCACCAATGAGTCCACCACCACCAGTGGGTTCTCCTGAAGTCATTGCGTCTCTGGCGGATGCCGTTGAGGAATTGAATTTCGGCAGAATTACACCGGAACAGGCAGCGGAGACATTCCGTAAAAACGCTGAAGCGGTTCTGGCCAACAATAAATAA
- a CDS encoding carbohydrate ABC transporter permease: protein MRQYSSLRRNLTGYAFISPFIIGFLGFTLIPMFVSLYMSFTSYNLFTSPRWIGMDNYTKMFFEDPKYWNSVKVTFLYVFIGVPLRLVFALFVAMILNTGSRMVGTYRTLYYLPSIIGGSVAVSIMWRNLFSNEGVINSALTAIGIGPISWFGDPDASLVMLISLSVWQFGSSMLIFLAGLKNISPEMYEAAGVDGANPIRKFFSITLPLLSPIILFNLIMQTIGAFMTFVPAYIISKGEGGPMDGTMLYSLYLFRQAFMFNNMGYASAMAWIMLIMIGLLTVAVFLTSKFWVFYESEGGK from the coding sequence TTGAGGCAGTATTCGTCGTTGCGCAGAAACCTGACCGGGTACGCATTTATTAGTCCGTTTATTATCGGATTTCTGGGCTTTACGCTGATCCCGATGTTTGTGTCCTTATACATGTCGTTCACGAGTTATAACCTGTTCACTTCTCCCCGGTGGATTGGGATGGACAACTACACCAAAATGTTTTTTGAAGACCCGAAGTATTGGAACTCGGTTAAGGTAACCTTCCTGTATGTATTCATTGGTGTTCCTCTGAGACTGGTCTTCGCACTCTTCGTCGCCATGATCCTGAATACCGGTTCCCGTATGGTCGGAACGTACCGTACGTTGTATTATCTCCCATCCATTATTGGTGGTAGTGTGGCGGTGTCGATCATGTGGCGTAACCTTTTCAGTAATGAAGGGGTGATCAACAGTGCACTAACCGCAATCGGAATCGGGCCGATCAGCTGGTTCGGTGATCCGGATGCGTCCCTGGTGATGCTGATCTCGCTGTCCGTCTGGCAGTTCGGTTCCTCCATGTTGATCTTTCTGGCAGGACTTAAAAATATCTCCCCCGAGATGTATGAGGCAGCAGGGGTGGACGGCGCAAACCCGATACGCAAGTTCTTTAGCATCACCTTGCCACTGCTTAGCCCGATTATCCTGTTCAATCTGATTATGCAAACGATCGGTGCATTCATGACCTTCGTACCTGCATACATCATCTCCAAAGGAGAAGGTGGCCCAATGGATGGTACGATGCTGTACTCACTGTACTTGTTCCGTCAGGCCTTTATGTTTAACAATATGGGTTACGCTTCGGCAATGGCCTGGATCATGCTCATCATGATTGGTTTGCTAACCGTAGCTGTGTTCCTGACATCCAAGTTCTGGGTGTTCTACGAATCTGAAGGAGGGAAGTAA
- a CDS encoding carbohydrate ABC transporter permease — translation MVWKNVKWPIYHLFVAALALLMLYPVLWMLFSSFKESRTIFVTAESLFPAEWIWSNYVDGWKGAGGRPFMDYITNSLVIVVISTIGAVLSSSLIAFGFARLNFRGRSFWFSLMMLTLMLPHDVVLVPQYIIFTKLGWLNTILPIVVPTFFGMPFFIFLMVQFIRTIPKELDEAATIDGCNKFRLYIQIIMPLIKSSLATAAIFSFYWRWEDLLGPVLYLNSPDKYTVSMALKMFLDSESASNWGAMFAMSIVSLIPVVAVFFIFQKQIVQGMSTSGLKG, via the coding sequence ATGGTTTGGAAAAATGTAAAGTGGCCGATTTATCACCTGTTCGTTGCAGCTTTAGCCCTCCTGATGCTGTATCCGGTACTTTGGATGTTATTCAGTTCATTCAAGGAGAGCCGCACCATCTTCGTTACCGCGGAGTCTCTCTTCCCGGCGGAGTGGATCTGGAGCAACTACGTGGATGGCTGGAAAGGCGCGGGCGGAAGACCGTTTATGGACTACATCACCAATTCACTCGTGATCGTAGTCATTTCCACCATCGGTGCCGTGTTATCCTCGTCGCTTATCGCCTTCGGATTTGCCAGACTTAACTTCAGAGGCCGCAGCTTCTGGTTCTCCCTGATGATGTTGACTCTGATGCTGCCGCATGACGTGGTATTGGTTCCGCAATACATTATCTTTACGAAGCTGGGCTGGTTGAATACGATTCTACCGATTGTGGTACCTACATTTTTCGGAATGCCGTTCTTCATTTTCCTGATGGTACAGTTCATTCGTACGATTCCAAAAGAGCTGGATGAAGCAGCAACCATTGATGGATGTAATAAATTCAGGTTGTACATTCAGATTATCATGCCGCTGATTAAGTCCTCGCTGGCGACTGCCGCAATCTTCTCCTTCTACTGGAGATGGGAGGATCTTCTAGGGCCGGTATTGTATCTGAACTCACCGGATAAATATACAGTATCCATGGCGCTCAAAATGTTCCTGGATAGCGAGTCTGCCTCCAACTGGGGTGCGATGTTCGCCATGTCCATCGTGAGCCTGATTCCGGTAGTAGCCGTATTCTTCATTTTCCAGAAACAGATTGTACAGGGCATGAGCACCAGCGGACTGAAAGGATAA
- a CDS encoding rhamnogalacturonan acetylesterase, protein MTHWKFDFGPGAGIEGYRKVSAHSTYRDTIGYGFEPDSRVYEKQRFGETEDRDSVQQNQQYSGQANVSARLRSSFCIPLKASFIVDVPDGTYQVLLIAGDELAETVTRVKAGEGRLMLPTIRTLPGQCAEVRFSVVVRGGRLRLSFSGPAPRINALEITLANQTMTVFLAGDSTVTDQPESGYPYCGWGQLLPAQFKHDVAVDNHAQSGRSSRSFINEGRLDAIMKRIKPEDFLFIQFGHNDEKPDPERGTEPFTTYKEYLKKYIDAARGAGARPVLVTPVHRRYFADDGTLNDTHGDYIIAVRELAQEEGVPLIDLAERSRILFEQAGIEGTKDDFMWVLPGEYLNFPAGVEDNTHFQERGGRRLAAQVAEGIRELGLQPLQMYLR, encoded by the coding sequence ATTACGCATTGGAAATTTGACTTCGGTCCAGGTGCGGGCATTGAAGGGTACCGGAAAGTGTCAGCCCATAGTACCTACAGGGATACGATCGGTTACGGATTTGAGCCGGATTCTCGTGTTTATGAGAAACAGCGGTTTGGTGAGACAGAAGATCGGGATAGTGTACAGCAAAATCAGCAGTACTCGGGGCAGGCCAATGTGTCTGCCCGATTGCGTTCAAGCTTCTGTATTCCACTCAAGGCATCGTTTATCGTTGATGTGCCGGACGGCACTTATCAGGTACTTCTCATTGCCGGAGATGAGCTCGCTGAGACGGTCACCAGAGTGAAGGCTGGCGAAGGCAGATTAATGCTGCCAACGATCCGTACTCTGCCGGGACAGTGTGCCGAGGTCCGATTTTCGGTTGTGGTCAGAGGCGGAAGGCTTCGTCTGTCCTTCTCCGGTCCGGCCCCGCGGATCAACGCCTTGGAGATTACGCTTGCCAATCAGACGATGACCGTATTCTTGGCGGGAGATTCCACGGTAACGGATCAGCCGGAGAGCGGGTACCCATACTGTGGCTGGGGACAGCTGCTGCCGGCTCAATTCAAGCATGATGTTGCTGTGGATAATCATGCACAATCGGGACGGAGCTCGCGCAGCTTCATTAATGAAGGCCGTTTGGATGCGATCATGAAGCGTATTAAGCCTGAAGATTTCTTGTTCATTCAATTCGGACATAATGATGAGAAGCCGGACCCGGAGCGGGGAACAGAACCGTTCACAACCTATAAGGAGTATTTGAAAAAGTACATTGATGCGGCCCGCGGAGCCGGAGCACGCCCGGTATTGGTGACGCCTGTGCATCGGCGCTATTTTGCGGACGATGGCACGCTGAATGACACGCACGGTGATTATATTATTGCCGTGCGGGAGCTGGCACAAGAGGAAGGTGTTCCGCTAATTGATCTTGCTGAACGCAGCCGTATTCTGTTTGAGCAGGCGGGAATCGAAGGCACCAAGGACGATTTCATGTGGGTGCTTCCGGGTGAATATTTGAACTTCCCGGCAGGGGTGGAGGATAATACGCACTTTCAGGAACGCGGCGGACGGCGACTGGCAGCACAAGTCGCGGAAGGAATCCGCGAGCTTGGACTGCAGCCGCTGCAAATGTATTTACGATAG
- a CDS encoding sensory rhodopsin transducer: MAREHTEAGRLANSRAALATGHTYWVIPDGYIPPDSRGSLESHESICVLNTGREEAVLDITIFFEDREPIENIEASVPGRRTRHIRTASLHAGEQSIPSGVPYAITVSSNVPVIIQYSRLDTTQPELALMSVMAFPLT; the protein is encoded by the coding sequence GTGGCAAGAGAGCATACTGAAGCAGGCCGTTTGGCAAATAGTAGGGCAGCCTTGGCGACAGGTCACACCTATTGGGTTATTCCAGACGGATACATACCGCCAGATAGCCGGGGCTCGCTGGAGAGTCATGAGAGCATCTGTGTTCTCAATACCGGTCGGGAGGAGGCGGTACTCGATATAACCATCTTCTTTGAAGACAGGGAACCGATCGAGAACATAGAAGCGAGCGTACCGGGAAGAAGAACCAGACATATCCGTACGGCATCACTTCATGCCGGAGAGCAGTCTATTCCCTCTGGTGTGCCGTATGCCATCACCGTTTCCAGTAATGTACCTGTCATCATTCAATACAGTCGTTTGGATACCACACAGCCCGAACTGGCACTGATGAGTGTCATGGCTTTTCCCCTGACTTAA
- a CDS encoding Ger(x)C family spore germination protein — MNRWLSLGGLLISCMVLLTGCWDSKEVQSINFITGIGIDYENNKYIAYAQLIDFSSIAKQEGPTSREAGEIWIGRGEGTTLSMAINALYQTSQQQTLWTHVKAIVLSKNALNGKLEDIFNTLLHSGELRYTPWIYGTEQSIPDVLAPSALLNQSTQTIELFEPVKLYKQFSSFEPIRLHQLLDGFREPASVILLPSITNRNQTWSNGDKNPPLIKTDGFFVISNGTSQGKVTGEEANGTRFVNYEHVYRYPLYVYKNGGKTPDLTLKLHDPHTKISARKEGSGVTFDLVTSAEGIIVEEHGPHQSPQTMEEAAGKQIESEIRDTFEKTKSRQIDSYGLVEHLYRHDLALWKEQVQNRADPIKRFKLGKVKVHVKILNASTYKYTE; from the coding sequence GTGAATAGATGGCTTTCCCTGGGTGGCTTGCTTATAAGCTGCATGGTCCTCCTGACGGGTTGCTGGGATTCCAAAGAGGTTCAGAGCATTAACTTCATCACCGGAATCGGGATAGATTATGAGAATAATAAATATATCGCTTACGCCCAGCTGATCGATTTCTCCAGTATTGCCAAACAGGAGGGACCAACTTCTCGGGAAGCAGGCGAGATCTGGATAGGGCGAGGCGAAGGAACAACACTAAGCATGGCTATTAACGCTCTCTATCAAACTTCGCAGCAGCAAACTCTGTGGACCCATGTTAAGGCCATCGTTTTATCGAAAAACGCCCTGAACGGCAAGCTCGAGGATATTTTCAACACACTACTGCACTCCGGTGAGCTGAGATATACACCTTGGATTTACGGTACGGAACAAAGCATCCCTGATGTACTTGCTCCCTCTGCCCTGTTAAATCAATCCACCCAGACCATTGAGCTATTCGAACCGGTCAAGCTGTATAAGCAGTTCTCTTCCTTCGAACCGATCCGTCTTCATCAGCTTCTTGATGGATTTCGCGAACCCGCTTCGGTCATTCTGTTACCATCCATAACGAACAGGAACCAAACCTGGTCTAATGGGGATAAGAATCCCCCTCTAATCAAAACGGATGGATTTTTTGTCATTTCAAACGGCACCAGTCAAGGCAAAGTGACGGGCGAGGAAGCGAATGGTACCCGATTCGTGAATTATGAACATGTCTACCGGTATCCATTGTACGTATACAAGAATGGAGGTAAGACGCCAGATCTGACACTGAAACTGCATGACCCGCATACCAAAATTTCAGCAAGAAAGGAAGGAAGCGGGGTCACCTTCGACCTCGTTACTTCGGCAGAAGGGATCATCGTTGAAGAACATGGCCCTCACCAGTCTCCCCAAACGATGGAGGAAGCCGCCGGGAAACAGATTGAGTCCGAAATCCGTGATACGTTCGAAAAAACCAAATCACGCCAGATCGATTCTTACGGGCTGGTGGAACATCTGTATCGTCATGATCTCGCTCTATGGAAAGAGCAGGTTCAGAACCGGGCAGATCCTATCAAACGATTCAAACTTGGAAAAGTGAAAGTCCATGTGAAAATCCTAAATGCCAGCACATACAAATACACGGAGTGA